From the genome of Geoglobus ahangari, one region includes:
- a CDS encoding phosphocholine cytidylyltransferase family protein yields MQAVILAAGMGSRLGTLTEKIPKALIDVGGKPLIAHSIEILRESGVRRFVIVTGYRAYKIRSYLEEHYDDIDVEYVHNHRYETTNNIYSLYLAAKQITGPYYILNSDIIFHPGIFRNIHESEKENLTISVDFRENLGEEEMKVVVEDERVVEISKKIDPARAHGEYIGITKVTERSASALVESLEETMDVHGKRVFYEHAFQMMIDKGHEVNYAPTSGLAWTEIDTIEDLIHAREEVYPAIAGR; encoded by the coding sequence ATGCAGGCAGTCATTCTGGCAGCCGGAATGGGCTCAAGACTCGGAACGCTCACCGAAAAAATTCCCAAGGCCCTTATAGACGTTGGCGGTAAACCCCTCATCGCTCACTCCATAGAAATCCTCCGCGAGAGCGGTGTCAGGAGATTCGTAATCGTCACGGGCTACAGGGCGTACAAGATCAGGAGCTACCTTGAAGAGCATTACGACGACATAGACGTCGAGTACGTCCACAACCACAGGTACGAGACGACAAACAACATCTACAGCCTGTACCTTGCGGCCAAGCAGATCACCGGGCCATACTACATCCTGAACTCCGACATAATATTCCACCCCGGGATATTCAGGAACATCCACGAGAGCGAGAAGGAAAACCTGACGATATCCGTGGACTTCAGGGAAAACCTCGGGGAGGAGGAGATGAAGGTGGTTGTCGAGGATGAGAGGGTTGTCGAGATAAGCAAGAAGATTGACCCTGCAAGGGCGCACGGAGAGTACATAGGGATTACGAAGGTGACCGAGAGATCTGCGAGCGCTCTCGTCGAGTCGCTGGAGGAGACCATGGACGTGCATGGAAAGAGGGTGTTCTACGAGCACGCGTTTCAGATGATGATCGACAAGGGGCATGAGGTGAACTACGCCCCAACCTCCGGACTCGCGTGGACGGAGATAGACACGATTGAGGATCTTATTCATGCGAGGGAGGAGGTGTACCCTGCCATAGCTGGCAGGTAG
- the cobT gene encoding nicotinate mononucleotide-dependent phosphoribosyltransferase CobT, with protein sequence MSYRVVKGEDFSHLLERDVAFLLCIGNTRTAEIQGITVAGESPELIKFTPPADAELLYYGHCKSIPFPPATPDGKPTPALITYTALRLLGTPLFVVDSGLMVKPKIPYYSINAPVGNNIAEGKAMELEAAVEAFEYAKILGREFSKRFEVLMIGESIPAGTTTAGAVLKAMGVEAKVSSSMPENPVEVKRQVIEKAVSRINSSDPLEILAEVGDPVLLAVTGIALGSRKPVILAGGTQMAAASQVIRAIDEAKEIHIATTVYVAEDSTADIAEIAATDVIASDPGLGESVKPGLRAYAEGFVKEGVGAGGATLLAYKNGFTKEMFLKEIEKDYEIIVEQAKK encoded by the coding sequence ATGAGCTACAGGGTCGTGAAGGGCGAGGACTTCTCCCATCTGCTCGAGAGGGATGTGGCGTTTCTGCTGTGCATAGGCAACACGAGGACTGCGGAGATTCAGGGGATAACTGTTGCTGGAGAGAGCCCGGAGCTTATAAAGTTCACGCCACCTGCCGATGCGGAATTGCTCTACTACGGCCACTGCAAGAGCATTCCATTCCCTCCCGCAACTCCTGACGGAAAGCCGACTCCTGCGCTGATAACGTACACCGCACTCAGGCTCCTCGGAACACCTCTCTTCGTGGTGGACAGCGGCCTAATGGTGAAGCCGAAGATTCCCTACTACAGCATAAACGCGCCTGTGGGCAACAACATCGCTGAGGGCAAGGCCATGGAGCTTGAAGCTGCTGTTGAGGCCTTCGAGTACGCGAAGATTCTCGGCAGGGAGTTCTCGAAGAGGTTCGAGGTGCTGATGATTGGAGAGAGCATTCCAGCAGGCACGACCACGGCTGGAGCGGTTCTGAAGGCCATGGGTGTTGAGGCGAAGGTCTCGTCGAGCATGCCCGAAAACCCGGTGGAAGTGAAGAGGCAGGTTATAGAAAAGGCCGTCAGCAGGATCAACTCGAGCGATCCACTCGAAATTCTCGCAGAAGTCGGGGATCCGGTGCTTCTCGCCGTAACTGGAATTGCTCTTGGATCGAGAAAGCCGGTAATTCTCGCAGGAGGCACGCAGATGGCCGCAGCCTCTCAGGTCATAAGGGCGATTGATGAGGCAAAGGAGATCCACATCGCCACAACCGTTTATGTGGCCGAGGACAGCACCGCGGACATAGCGGAGATAGCCGCGACGGATGTGATCGCAAGCGATCCGGGGCTTGGAGAGTCTGTGAAGCCGGGTCTGAGAGCGTATGCCGAGGGCTTCGTCAAGGAAGGAGTGGGTGCGGGAGGAGCCACGCTGCTCGCCTACAAAAACGGGTTCACGAAGGAGATGTTCCTGAAGGAGATCGAGAAAGACTACGAGATCATAGTGGAGCAGGCGAAGAAGTGA
- a CDS encoding MBL fold metallo-hydrolase, which yields MMQVHRLGDVERVGIGTEIGGRVLLTASFYVYSDLVFDSGCSNVRGEVAEWLKERGFEAVYLTHHHEDHSGNAALFDEICAGDKTAEILASGLEIPDYRKAVWGDVERVPASKFRKPDVEHIHTPGHSEDHVVYFADGYAFIGDLVPARRIFVALRGENFARIIESLERVLERDFEVAFGGHGIYSREEVEEYLSYLKDRRARCVELYEMGESWMEIYRKVFGEPGEKAMMFEAVSGGEWSRENLVRAMVGVDGHEGYSGLEESSEGCRS from the coding sequence ATGATGCAGGTGCACAGGCTGGGTGATGTTGAGAGGGTGGGGATCGGAACGGAGATAGGCGGGAGAGTGCTCCTGACCGCATCATTCTACGTTTATTCAGACCTCGTTTTTGACTCGGGATGCTCGAACGTGAGGGGCGAGGTGGCCGAATGGCTGAAGGAGAGGGGCTTTGAGGCAGTTTACCTGACCCACCACCACGAGGATCACTCTGGAAACGCCGCGCTGTTCGACGAGATCTGTGCAGGAGACAAGACGGCCGAAATCCTTGCCTCAGGCCTTGAGATCCCAGACTACAGGAAGGCCGTCTGGGGAGACGTTGAGAGAGTTCCAGCAAGCAAATTCAGGAAGCCCGATGTAGAGCACATCCACACCCCCGGACATTCGGAAGATCACGTCGTTTACTTTGCAGACGGTTACGCGTTCATTGGCGATCTGGTTCCTGCCAGAAGGATTTTCGTCGCCCTGAGGGGTGAGAACTTCGCCCGGATAATTGAGTCTCTGGAACGGGTGCTCGAGCGGGACTTCGAGGTTGCGTTTGGAGGGCACGGGATTTACAGCAGGGAGGAGGTGGAGGAGTATCTGAGCTACCTGAAGGATAGGAGAGCGAGGTGCGTGGAGCTCTACGAGATGGGCGAGTCCTGGATGGAGATCTACAGGAAGGTGTTCGGTGAGCCGGGCGAGAAGGCCATGATGTTTGAGGCGGTTAGCGGGGGAGAGTGGTCGAGGGAGAACCTTGTCAGGGCTATGGTCGGGGTGGATGGGCATGAGGGTTATAGTGGGCTCGAAGAATCCAGCGAAGGTTGCCGGAGTTAA
- a CDS encoding biotin/lipoyl-containing protein: protein MVRYSVIVNGKRFDVEVEELSSNRFKVVVNGKEEEIELFEERRAVEAKEKVEAPVSAGKAEGGEVKAEMSGSVVRILVKEGEAVKKGQPVLILEAMKMENEVVSPADGIVESIEVREGDKVQAGDVLIRIRAEGGGSPAEKPKAVEGDGTQVKAEMAGTIVRIVKKEGEAVKSGEAVVILEAMKMENEISSPVDGVVSKVYVKEGDKVQAGDVLFSVS, encoded by the coding sequence ATGGTCAGGTACTCCGTCATAGTCAACGGCAAGAGGTTCGATGTTGAGGTGGAGGAGCTTTCCTCCAACAGATTTAAGGTCGTTGTGAACGGGAAGGAAGAGGAGATAGAGCTTTTCGAGGAGAGGAGAGCTGTAGAGGCCAAGGAAAAGGTCGAAGCGCCAGTCTCCGCAGGAAAGGCCGAGGGTGGAGAGGTCAAGGCGGAGATGTCCGGCAGCGTTGTGAGGATCCTCGTGAAAGAGGGCGAGGCGGTGAAGAAGGGGCAGCCCGTTCTGATCCTCGAGGCAATGAAGATGGAGAATGAGGTCGTCTCTCCAGCTGATGGAATCGTGGAGAGCATTGAGGTGAGGGAGGGAGACAAGGTTCAGGCTGGAGACGTGCTGATCAGGATAAGGGCCGAAGGTGGAGGCTCACCAGCCGAGAAGCCCAAGGCGGTTGAGGGTGACGGAACGCAGGTCAAGGCTGAGATGGCGGGAACGATCGTCAGGATCGTCAAGAAGGAGGGCGAGGCCGTAAAGTCCGGAGAGGCGGTCGTGATCCTCGAGGCGATGAAGATGGAGAACGAGATCTCCTCGCCGGTGGACGGTGTGGTTTCTAAGGTTTACGTCAAGGAGGGTGATAAGGTTCAGGCCGGAGACGTTCTGTTCTCCGTGTCTTGA
- a CDS encoding DNA-directed DNA polymerase has product MEGWLIDADYVTENDRAVVRLWCKDDEGVFIVYDRNFTPYFYVIPYEDFDPMRVEVEARNRIITPQSAEVVEKKVFGKVISVYKIYAKHPQDVPKLREEFKKYGDVREADIPFAYRYLIDRDLACMDGIRVEGKVRLERGIRVVEAESVERVRKAGFPELKVLAFDCEMLSEFGMADPEKDPVIIIGVKMGDYEEIIHGEEREIISRFVKVIRELDPDIIVGYNQDGFDWPYLRKRAEKLSVRLAVGRDGSELTFRGGRPKMTGRLNVDLYDIAMRLDVKVKKLENVAEFLGRKVEIADIEAKDIYRKWVSGDKESVFRYSRQDILNTYFIAEELLPMHYELSKMIRVPVDDITRMGRGRQVDWLLLSEAYRLNELAPNPKEVEESYEGAFVLEPKRGLHENVYCLDFASMYPSIMIAYNISPDTYVAGKCEDCFVSPEVGHKFRKKPDGFFKRILLDLIGRRREVKQRMKEVDRESLEYRLLDIKQQTLKVLTNSFYGYTGWSGARWYCRQCAEATTAWGRHFIKKSAEIARSMGFEVLYGDTDSIFVRKDAPPEQLEREVEELIERITRELPVTIEVDEVYRSIFFVEKKRYAGLTSDGRVIVKGLEVRRGDWCELAKEVQREVIEIILRDKDPEKALRFVREVIANIKSGKYDLEKFVIYKGLTKKPSKYESMQAHVKAALKAREFGFVYPVGTKVGYVILEGSGNIGDRAYPLELIEGFDGEFVEIKTKHGTEKRRLDRDYYINNQVIPSVLRILERFGYNELSIKGNTQKTLDAFFG; this is encoded by the coding sequence ATGGAAGGATGGCTGATTGATGCGGATTACGTCACGGAAAACGATAGGGCTGTTGTTAGGCTCTGGTGCAAGGATGATGAGGGCGTGTTCATAGTCTACGACAGGAACTTCACCCCCTACTTCTACGTCATCCCATACGAGGACTTCGATCCGATGAGGGTTGAGGTGGAGGCGAGAAACAGGATCATCACCCCTCAAAGTGCCGAGGTTGTGGAGAAGAAGGTGTTTGGGAAGGTGATAAGCGTTTACAAGATCTACGCGAAGCACCCTCAGGACGTTCCCAAGCTGAGGGAGGAGTTCAAAAAGTACGGAGATGTCAGGGAGGCGGACATCCCCTTCGCCTACAGGTACCTGATCGACAGGGATCTGGCGTGCATGGACGGGATAAGGGTTGAGGGGAAGGTCAGGCTTGAGAGGGGGATAAGGGTCGTTGAGGCCGAAAGCGTTGAGAGGGTCAGGAAAGCCGGCTTCCCCGAGCTCAAGGTTCTGGCATTTGACTGCGAGATGCTGTCAGAGTTCGGGATGGCAGACCCGGAGAAGGATCCGGTCATAATAATTGGCGTTAAGATGGGGGATTACGAGGAGATAATCCACGGTGAGGAGAGGGAGATAATCTCCAGATTCGTGAAGGTGATCAGGGAGCTCGACCCCGACATAATCGTGGGCTACAATCAGGACGGCTTCGACTGGCCATACCTGAGGAAAAGGGCGGAAAAGCTGTCCGTCAGGCTTGCTGTTGGCAGAGACGGAAGCGAGCTGACGTTCAGGGGCGGAAGACCCAAGATGACCGGCAGACTCAACGTTGATCTCTACGACATAGCGATGAGGCTGGACGTGAAGGTGAAGAAGCTCGAAAACGTTGCCGAGTTCCTCGGCAGGAAGGTGGAGATTGCTGACATTGAGGCCAAGGACATCTACCGAAAGTGGGTCTCTGGAGATAAGGAGAGCGTGTTCAGATACTCGAGGCAGGACATACTCAACACGTACTTCATCGCAGAGGAGCTGCTGCCAATGCACTACGAGCTTTCGAAGATGATTCGCGTTCCGGTTGACGACATAACGAGGATGGGCAGGGGGAGGCAGGTGGACTGGCTTCTGCTGAGCGAGGCCTACAGGCTCAATGAACTTGCGCCAAATCCCAAAGAGGTTGAGGAGAGCTACGAAGGAGCTTTCGTCCTCGAGCCGAAGAGGGGGCTGCACGAGAACGTTTACTGTCTGGACTTCGCCTCCATGTATCCGTCGATCATGATCGCATACAACATCTCTCCAGACACCTACGTTGCGGGAAAGTGCGAGGACTGCTTCGTCTCTCCCGAAGTGGGTCACAAGTTCAGGAAGAAGCCGGATGGATTCTTCAAGAGGATTCTGCTCGACCTCATTGGCAGGAGGAGGGAGGTCAAGCAGAGGATGAAGGAGGTGGACAGGGAAAGCCTCGAGTACAGGCTCCTCGACATAAAGCAGCAGACCCTCAAGGTTCTGACCAACTCATTTTACGGGTACACGGGCTGGAGCGGAGCGAGGTGGTACTGCAGGCAGTGCGCTGAGGCCACTACTGCTTGGGGAAGGCACTTCATAAAGAAGTCCGCGGAGATCGCGAGAAGCATGGGCTTCGAGGTTTTGTATGGAGACACGGACAGCATATTCGTGAGGAAGGACGCACCTCCAGAGCAGCTCGAGAGGGAGGTGGAGGAGCTCATTGAAAGAATAACCCGCGAGCTGCCCGTGACTATCGAGGTGGATGAGGTCTACAGGTCCATATTCTTCGTTGAAAAGAAGAGGTACGCCGGTCTGACAAGCGATGGAAGAGTAATCGTCAAGGGGCTCGAGGTGAGGAGGGGGGACTGGTGCGAGCTGGCGAAGGAGGTTCAGAGGGAGGTCATAGAGATTATCCTCAGGGACAAGGATCCGGAGAAGGCCCTCAGGTTCGTCAGAGAGGTTATAGCGAACATAAAGTCCGGAAAGTACGACCTCGAGAAGTTCGTGATATACAAGGGTCTGACGAAGAAGCCCTCGAAGTACGAGAGCATGCAGGCTCACGTAAAGGCTGCGCTAAAGGCGAGGGAGTTCGGGTTCGTTTATCCTGTCGGAACCAAGGTGGGGTATGTGATTCTGGAGGGCAGCGGGAACATAGGTGACAGGGCATACCCTCTGGAGCTGATCGAGGGATTTGACGGGGAGTTTGTGGAGATAAAGACAAAGCACGGCACCGAAAAGAGGAGGCTTGACAGGGACTACTACATAAACAACCAGGTCATTCCCAGCGTGCTGAGGATACTCGAGCGCTTTGGCTACAACGAGCTGTCGATAAAGGGCAACACACAAAAAACCCTCGACGCATTCTTCGGTTAG
- a CDS encoding acyl-CoA mutase large subunit family protein has protein sequence MNKREWEEKYVKPLLEKAPERKREFKTASGFVVDRLYTPEDVQVDYDSKLGYPGVYPFTRGVYPTMYRGRLWTMRQYAGFGTAEETNKRYKFLLEQGQTGLSVAFDLPTQIGYDSDHPMALGEVGKVGVAIDTIEDMQILFDGIPLDKVSTSMTINSTAAQILSMYVAVAESQGVDRKVLRGTVQNDMLKEYIARGTYIFPPEPSLRLATDIIMFCAKEIPKWNSISISGYHMEEAGATPVQEVAFTLADGIEYVQRVIDRGMNVDEFAPRLSFFFAAGNNLLEEVAKFRAARRLWARIMKERFGAKNPRSMMLRFHVQTAGCTLTAQQPENNIIRVTLQALAAVLGGTQSLHTNSYDEALSLPTEKAVRIALRTQQIIAEESGVADVIDPLGGAYYVEWLTDRIEEEAMKYIEKIDEMGGVIRAIESGYIQREIQRSAYEKQKAIDEGELVVVGVNKYRIEEELNVEILRIDQEMVRKQIERLKRFRESRDRSKVEQALERLKKAAENPDENLMPYILEAVKAKATLGEMTDALREVFGEYRAPQIF, from the coding sequence ATGAACAAGAGAGAGTGGGAGGAGAAGTACGTAAAGCCCCTGCTTGAGAAGGCTCCCGAAAGGAAGAGGGAGTTCAAGACGGCAAGCGGCTTTGTTGTTGACAGGCTCTACACTCCCGAGGACGTTCAGGTGGATTATGATTCAAAGCTCGGGTATCCGGGCGTGTACCCGTTCACGAGGGGAGTCTATCCAACAATGTACCGAGGAAGACTCTGGACGATGAGGCAGTACGCCGGCTTCGGAACTGCCGAGGAAACTAACAAAAGGTACAAGTTCTTGCTCGAGCAGGGACAGACCGGTCTCAGCGTCGCGTTCGATCTACCAACCCAGATTGGCTACGACTCCGATCACCCCATGGCCCTCGGAGAGGTAGGGAAGGTCGGAGTTGCGATAGACACCATAGAGGACATGCAGATCCTCTTCGACGGAATCCCACTCGACAAGGTGTCAACATCAATGACAATCAACTCCACCGCCGCGCAGATCTTGAGCATGTATGTTGCCGTTGCTGAGTCGCAGGGGGTTGACAGGAAGGTTCTCAGGGGGACGGTGCAGAACGACATGCTGAAGGAGTACATCGCGAGGGGAACCTACATCTTCCCTCCAGAGCCGAGCCTGAGGCTCGCGACGGACATAATCATGTTCTGCGCCAAGGAGATCCCCAAGTGGAACTCGATAAGCATTTCAGGTTACCACATGGAGGAAGCTGGAGCAACCCCGGTTCAGGAGGTCGCCTTCACTCTTGCAGACGGAATAGAGTACGTGCAGAGGGTCATCGACAGGGGGATGAACGTTGACGAGTTCGCTCCGAGACTCAGCTTCTTCTTCGCCGCAGGGAACAACCTCCTTGAGGAGGTGGCGAAGTTCAGGGCTGCAAGGAGGCTCTGGGCAAGGATAATGAAAGAGAGGTTCGGGGCGAAGAACCCGAGGTCCATGATGCTCAGGTTCCACGTTCAGACGGCGGGCTGCACCCTCACGGCCCAGCAGCCGGAGAACAACATAATCAGGGTCACCCTTCAGGCTCTCGCGGCAGTCCTTGGTGGTACGCAGAGCCTGCACACAAACAGCTACGACGAGGCCCTAAGCCTGCCGACCGAGAAGGCCGTTAGAATCGCCCTCAGGACGCAGCAGATCATCGCGGAGGAGAGCGGTGTGGCTGACGTCATAGACCCGCTTGGCGGAGCGTACTACGTTGAGTGGCTCACCGACAGGATAGAGGAGGAGGCGATGAAGTATATCGAGAAGATCGACGAGATGGGAGGAGTGATAAGGGCGATCGAGAGCGGATACATCCAGAGGGAGATACAGAGATCTGCGTACGAGAAGCAGAAGGCTATTGACGAGGGCGAGCTTGTGGTGGTCGGTGTCAACAAGTACAGGATAGAGGAGGAGCTCAACGTCGAGATCCTCAGGATCGATCAGGAGATGGTCAGGAAGCAGATAGAGAGGCTCAAGAGGTTCAGGGAGAGCAGGGACAGGAGCAAGGTTGAACAAGCTCTCGAGAGGCTCAAGAAGGCTGCAGAGAACCCGGACGAGAACCTAATGCCGTACATCCTCGAGGCGGTGAAGGCTAAGGCGACGCTGGGCGAGATGACCGATGCGCTGAGAGAGGTCTTTGGAGAGTACAGAGCTCCGCAAATCTTTTAA
- a CDS encoding DUF445 domain-containing protein, translated as MKEWLIYLIPPILGALIGYLTNVIAIKLLFHPRKPINILGFRIQGLVPAKSEEFAVRFVELIEDYVKKEDFRELIDEAIGKTLRESKLMKFLMNPVIGAILEKYGFKERISEHIDGLVQRSQLLLSSAIVENMDFKRFLEKKIAEFSEEEAELIFKRFAKKEMRFIEISGAILGFLIGLVQTILLIVAY; from the coding sequence TTGAAGGAGTGGCTGATCTATCTGATTCCCCCCATTCTCGGAGCACTGATTGGGTACCTCACCAACGTCATCGCCATAAAGCTCCTCTTTCACCCGAGAAAGCCCATAAATATCCTCGGTTTCAGGATTCAGGGCCTTGTTCCAGCAAAGAGCGAGGAGTTTGCGGTCAGGTTCGTGGAGCTCATAGAGGACTACGTGAAGAAGGAGGACTTCAGGGAGCTAATAGACGAGGCGATCGGCAAGACACTGAGGGAAAGCAAGCTCATGAAGTTCTTGATGAACCCGGTTATTGGGGCGATTCTCGAGAAGTACGGCTTCAAGGAGAGGATCTCCGAGCACATAGACGGTCTCGTGCAGAGGTCTCAGCTCCTGCTCAGCTCCGCGATAGTGGAGAACATGGACTTCAAGAGGTTCCTCGAGAAGAAGATAGCCGAGTTCAGCGAGGAGGAGGCGGAGCTAATCTTCAAGCGCTTTGCAAAGAAGGAGATGAGGTTCATAGAAATTTCCGGGGCCATCCTCGGCTTCCTAATCGGTCTCGTCCAGACCATCCTCCTCATTGTGGCATATTAG
- a CDS encoding DUF86 domain-containing protein → MRRKRYLEKLEWIEEEVNFTAGMDLNGNVERRAVLYSILTAVEAAMDIVAMLLKDLGFEVEDDYSNIKKLVDEGVLSEEDADLLRRFNGLRNAIAHHYNHLDLKKVEGAIESMGELLDIAARLVEVAEKLVK, encoded by the coding sequence GTGAGAAGGAAAAGATACTTGGAGAAATTGGAGTGGATAGAGGAAGAAGTTAATTTCACGGCAGGAATGGATCTCAACGGGAATGTCGAGAGAAGGGCTGTGCTTTACTCGATTCTAACTGCAGTTGAGGCTGCGATGGACATAGTGGCAATGCTTCTGAAGGATCTGGGATTTGAAGTTGAGGATGACTACTCGAACATCAAAAAGCTTGTCGATGAGGGTGTTTTAAGCGAGGAAGACGCGGACTTGCTCAGGAGGTTCAATGGATTGAGAAACGCGATAGCCCACCACTACAACCATCTCGACCTTAAAAAGGTGGAGGGGGCAATTGAGAGCATGGGCGAGCTGCTGGACATTGCTGCCAGACTTGTGGAGGTCGCGGAAAAATTGGTGAAGTGA
- the yjjX gene encoding inosine/xanthosine triphosphatase: MRVIVGSKNPAKVAGVKRAFSSFFGDVEVESTEAESGVGNQPFNGETILGAVNRARNAYRKGFDFSVGVEAGLFEFPHTLTGYVDFQVACVYDGERHTLGFGPGFEYPPQVVRDVLSGREVGEVMAELTGIENLGKRFGAIGFLTGKRVVRSDLTEIAVTMALIPWVNRDLYGIEP, from the coding sequence ATGAGGGTTATAGTGGGCTCGAAGAATCCAGCGAAGGTTGCCGGAGTTAAAAGGGCGTTCAGCAGCTTCTTTGGAGATGTGGAGGTTGAGAGCACGGAGGCAGAATCTGGTGTGGGTAATCAGCCGTTCAATGGGGAGACGATACTCGGCGCGGTAAACAGGGCGAGAAACGCCTACAGAAAGGGCTTCGACTTCTCTGTTGGGGTTGAGGCGGGTTTGTTTGAGTTCCCGCACACGCTTACGGGCTACGTGGACTTTCAGGTGGCCTGCGTGTACGACGGAGAGAGGCACACCCTCGGATTCGGCCCGGGATTCGAGTACCCTCCCCAGGTTGTCAGGGATGTTCTCTCTGGCAGGGAGGTGGGCGAGGTGATGGCCGAGCTGACGGGCATCGAGAACCTCGGCAAGAGGTTCGGTGCCATTGGGTTCCTCACGGGAAAGAGGGTGGTGCGAAGCGATTTGACCGAGATCGCTGTAACCATGGCGCTGATACCCTGGGTAAACAGAGATCTGTACGGAATTGAGCCATGA
- a CDS encoding CDP-alcohol phosphatidyltransferase family protein, producing the protein MVYRRFSRPIARFLMRFDVHPNTITYFAFALGLISAYIVAIGRIYEGVLLLFISQIFDCVDGDLARMAGKTSRYGAFIDRVFDRFVDAAIIIAIVALNPAGYWLAGFLALTFSFGVSIARAMAEAEGAECKVGIAGRDTRIALIMIGLLLGYYVETLWIIAVLSFITTVHRIVHTVRQF; encoded by the coding sequence GTGGTCTACAGGAGGTTCTCGAGGCCCATTGCGAGATTCCTGATGAGGTTCGACGTGCACCCAAACACGATAACGTACTTCGCGTTTGCCCTCGGCCTGATATCTGCATACATCGTGGCAATCGGCAGAATATATGAGGGTGTGCTTCTGCTCTTCATCTCTCAAATCTTCGACTGTGTTGACGGCGATCTTGCGAGGATGGCCGGAAAAACTTCAAGGTACGGGGCGTTCATCGACAGGGTCTTCGACAGGTTTGTTGACGCGGCAATCATCATCGCCATCGTCGCCCTCAACCCTGCAGGCTACTGGCTTGCCGGCTTCTTGGCTCTAACCTTCTCCTTCGGCGTCAGCATCGCGAGGGCAATGGCGGAGGCTGAGGGTGCAGAGTGCAAGGTGGGCATAGCAGGCAGGGACACGAGGATCGCGCTGATAATGATCGGACTGTTGCTCGGCTACTACGTCGAGACCCTCTGGATAATTGCGGTGCTGAGCTTCATCACCACGGTTCACAGGATTGTCCACACGGTCAGGCAGTTCTGA
- a CDS encoding class I SAM-dependent methyltransferase, which yields MGHRFSGRPEELWSERRRQIMPTDVFEREVISRVRGRRGTAVDYGAGSGYFTEVLARHFRRVYAIDAEWKMVEALRAEMEKRGIANVGAILSDRPVDFDFPVDFILFSNVLHEVDEPEELVEWSRIARFVCVIDWKKVETDFGPLLDERIGEEEMRELLEKHFSSVVSLDIYPYHYVLICHNEEDGLDETD from the coding sequence ATGGGTCACAGGTTCTCTGGCAGGCCAGAAGAGCTCTGGAGCGAGAGGAGAAGGCAGATCATGCCCACCGACGTGTTCGAGAGGGAGGTGATTTCCAGAGTTAGGGGGAGGAGGGGCACGGCAGTAGACTACGGGGCAGGGAGCGGCTACTTCACGGAGGTTCTGGCGAGGCACTTCAGAAGGGTTTATGCCATAGACGCTGAGTGGAAGATGGTCGAGGCGCTGAGAGCGGAGATGGAAAAGAGGGGAATCGCAAATGTGGGTGCAATCCTGTCAGACAGGCCGGTGGACTTCGACTTTCCGGTGGACTTCATCCTCTTTTCGAACGTTCTGCACGAGGTTGACGAGCCGGAAGAGCTTGTTGAGTGGAGCAGGATTGCGAGGTTCGTATGCGTTATAGACTGGAAAAAAGTCGAGACGGACTTTGGACCTCTACTCGATGAGAGGATAGGCGAGGAGGAGATGAGAGAGCTTCTTGAAAAGCACTTCTCAAGCGTTGTCTCGCTGGATATCTACCCCTACCACTACGTGCTAATATGCCACAATGAGGAGGATGGTCTGGACGAGACCGATTAG
- a CDS encoding nucleotidyltransferase domain-containing protein, producing the protein MVDDRLLEELRRDFSGFAEKCRGIVLFGSHAKGEATKRSDVDVCLVTPEKGVFDAVLSKLGGKYDIRVFEELPYHVRADIIQNHVRIYARDDLDMYFYKQLKIWKDMEHRVKENEFESVWEKLRLRRRWMSEKEKILGEIGVDRGRS; encoded by the coding sequence GTGGTGGATGACAGGCTGCTGGAGGAACTGAGGCGAGACTTCTCGGGATTCGCTGAAAAGTGCCGGGGTATCGTGCTCTTCGGCTCACACGCCAAGGGAGAGGCAACAAAGAGGAGCGACGTTGACGTGTGCCTTGTAACTCCCGAGAAGGGAGTTTTCGATGCCGTTCTCTCCAAGCTTGGTGGAAAGTACGACATAAGGGTGTTCGAGGAGCTCCCATACCACGTCAGGGCCGACATAATACAGAACCACGTTCGGATTTACGCGAGAGACGATCTCGACATGTACTTCTACAAGCAGCTCAAGATCTGGAAGGACATGGAGCACAGGGTGAAGGAGAACGAATTCGAAAGCGTCTGGGAGAAGCTCAGGCTTCGGAGGAGGTGGATGAGTGAGAAGGAAAAGATACTTGGAGAAATTGGAGTGGATAGAGGAAGAAGTTAA